In Streptomyces sp. NBC_01707, a genomic segment contains:
- a CDS encoding sigma factor-like helix-turn-helix DNA-binding protein, giving the protein MTEATDLAARAGDRDPRVGLRAVVALRRLLEQLEAVQVRSARVQGWSWQEIAAELGVSRQAVHKKYGRN; this is encoded by the coding sequence ATGACCGAAGCAACGGATCTCGCCGCACGTGCGGGCGATCGCGACCCGCGCGTCGGGTTGCGGGCCGTCGTCGCGCTGCGGCGGCTGCTGGAGCAGCTCGAAGCCGTCCAAGTCAGAAGCGCTCGCGTCCAGGGTTGGTCGTGGCAGGAGATCGCCGCCGAACTGGGCGTCAGCCGACAGGCCGTGCACAAGAAGTACGGGAGGAATTGA
- a CDS encoding zinc-binding dehydrogenase, giving the protein MFAAYASRIDRDQPLNGLELGERPAPEARPGWTTVNVRAASLNHHDLWSLRGVGLAEDKLPMILGCDAAGIDEDGNEVVLHSVIGQTGHGVGPKEPRSILTERYQGTFAEQVTVPSWNVLPKPKELTFEQAACLPTAWLTAYRMLFTNAGVRPGDSVLVQGAGGGVATAAIVLGRAAGLRVYATSRDEAKRKRAVELGAIEAYEPGARLPQRVDAVIETVGAATWSHSVKSLRPGGTLVISGATSGDRPSHAELTRIFFLELKVVGSTMGSKDELEDLLAFCATTGVRPVIDEVLPLDRAREGFERLAAGDQFGKIVLTAS; this is encoded by the coding sequence ATGTTCGCCGCCTACGCATCCCGCATCGACCGCGACCAGCCCCTCAACGGCCTTGAGCTGGGCGAGCGCCCCGCCCCCGAGGCGCGTCCCGGCTGGACCACCGTCAACGTCCGCGCCGCCTCCCTCAACCATCACGACCTCTGGTCGCTCCGTGGTGTCGGCCTCGCCGAGGACAAGCTGCCGATGATCCTCGGCTGTGACGCCGCCGGCATCGACGAGGACGGCAACGAGGTCGTTCTGCACTCCGTCATCGGCCAGACCGGGCACGGTGTCGGCCCGAAGGAACCCCGCTCCATCCTCACCGAGCGCTACCAGGGCACGTTCGCCGAGCAGGTCACCGTTCCCAGCTGGAACGTGCTGCCCAAGCCGAAGGAGCTCACCTTCGAGCAGGCCGCCTGTCTGCCGACCGCCTGGCTCACCGCGTACCGGATGCTGTTCACCAACGCCGGTGTACGGCCCGGGGACTCGGTGCTCGTGCAGGGCGCGGGCGGCGGTGTCGCCACCGCCGCGATCGTCCTCGGTCGCGCCGCGGGCCTGCGGGTCTACGCGACCAGTCGTGATGAGGCCAAGCGCAAGCGGGCCGTCGAGCTCGGTGCGATCGAGGCGTACGAGCCGGGCGCGCGGCTGCCGCAGCGTGTCGACGCCGTCATCGAGACCGTCGGCGCCGCAACCTGGTCGCACTCGGTGAAGTCGCTGCGTCCCGGCGGCACCCTGGTCATCTCCGGTGCGACCAGCGGCGACCGGCCCTCGCACGCCGAGCTGACCCGGATCTTCTTCCTGGAGCTGAAGGTCGTCGGTTCGACGATGGGGTCCAAGGACGAGCTGGAGGACCTGCTCGCGTTCTGCGCGACGACCGGTGTGCGGCCCGTCATCGACGAGGTGCTGCCGTTGGACCGGGCCCGTGAAGGGTTCGAACGTCTTGCCGCGGGCGACCAGTTCGGGAAGATCGTGCTCACCGCGTCCTGA
- a CDS encoding NADP-dependent malic enzyme has product MAAEIVNPRSDSNTDSSTDEPFDPAFALHRGGKMAVQATVPIRDKDDLSLAYTPGVAKVCSAIAENPELVHDYTWKSQVVAVVTDGTAVLGLGDIGPEASLPVMEGKAILFKQFGGVDAVPIALATTDADEIVETVVRLAPSFGGVNLEDISAPRCFEIERKLKERLDIPVFHDDQHGTAVVTLAALRNAAKLSGRTLGDLRGVISGAGAAGVAIAKFLLEAGLGDVAVADRKGVVSRDREDLTDVKRELAELTNRAGISGSLETALVGADVFIGVSGGTVPESAVASMAPGAFVFAMANPDPEVHPDIAHKYAAVVATGRSDYPNQINNVLAFPGIFAGALQVRASRITEGMKLAAANALADVVGDELAADYVIPSPFDERVAPAVTAAVAAAARAEGVARR; this is encoded by the coding sequence ATGGCAGCGGAGATCGTCAATCCTCGCAGCGACAGCAACACCGACAGCAGCACCGACGAGCCGTTCGATCCGGCCTTCGCGCTTCACCGCGGCGGAAAGATGGCCGTGCAGGCCACCGTCCCCATCCGGGACAAGGACGACCTGTCCCTCGCGTACACGCCCGGCGTCGCCAAGGTGTGCAGCGCCATCGCCGAGAACCCCGAGCTGGTCCACGACTACACCTGGAAGTCGCAGGTCGTCGCCGTCGTGACGGACGGCACCGCGGTGCTCGGACTGGGCGACATCGGCCCCGAGGCGTCCCTTCCGGTGATGGAGGGCAAGGCGATCCTCTTCAAGCAGTTCGGTGGCGTCGACGCCGTGCCGATCGCGCTCGCCACCACCGACGCGGACGAGATCGTCGAGACGGTCGTCCGCCTCGCGCCGTCCTTCGGAGGCGTGAACCTGGAGGACATCTCGGCGCCCCGCTGCTTCGAGATCGAGCGCAAGCTCAAGGAGCGGCTCGACATCCCGGTCTTCCACGACGACCAGCACGGCACCGCCGTCGTGACGCTGGCGGCCCTGCGGAATGCCGCGAAGCTGTCCGGGCGGACCCTCGGCGATCTGCGCGGTGTCATCTCCGGCGCCGGTGCGGCCGGGGTGGCCATCGCGAAGTTCCTGCTGGAGGCGGGGCTCGGGGACGTCGCCGTGGCCGACCGCAAGGGTGTCGTCAGCCGGGACCGTGAGGACCTGACGGACGTCAAGCGCGAGCTCGCGGAGCTCACCAACAGGGCCGGTATCTCCGGCTCGCTGGAGACCGCCCTGGTCGGCGCGGACGTCTTCATCGGTGTGTCCGGCGGTACGGTGCCGGAGTCGGCGGTCGCGTCGATGGCGCCCGGTGCCTTCGTCTTCGCCATGGCCAATCCGGACCCCGAGGTCCACCCCGACATCGCGCACAAGTACGCGGCCGTGGTGGCGACGGGACGCTCCGACTACCCGAACCAGATCAACAACGTGCTGGCGTTCCCGGGCATCTTCGCGGGGGCGCTGCAGGTGCGGGCGTCCCGGATCACGGAGGGCATGAAGCTCGCCGCCGCGAACGCGCTGGCGGATGTCGTGGGTGACGAGCTGGCCGCGGACTACGTGATTCCGTCACCGTTCGACGAGCGGGTCGCTCCGGCCGTGACGGCGGCGGTTGCCGCGGCGGCGCGGGCGGAGGGCGTGGCTCGACGCTGA
- a CDS encoding ABC transporter substrate-binding protein: MTARTTRRTAATSRIAAVCAIAVAGTMLLTACGDQTKSDDTKKSTGSSKSAAPLANLLPADIKAKGKIMVGSDIAYAPVESTDASGKTVGIDPDIAEALGKQLGVTFEFQNGKFADLIAGLAAKRYDIAMSAMTDTKDRQNGIDGDTKKKVGAGVDFVDYFTAGVSIYTNKGADNGIKTWDDLCGKSIGVQTATFSQDLAKAQAKKCTAAGKKTVKIEDFPTNPEAETRMRSKGVDAVSADFPIAAYSVKHSGDGKYFEIVGDQVEAGPYGIALAKGNDKLRDAIQAALQAIIKNGEYDKIIAKWGVEAGANHDAKINGGS; this comes from the coding sequence ATGACCGCACGCACCACCCGTCGCACGGCCGCAACATCCAGGATTGCAGCGGTCTGCGCCATCGCGGTCGCCGGCACCATGCTGCTGACCGCCTGCGGCGACCAGACCAAGAGCGACGACACGAAGAAGAGCACGGGCTCCTCCAAGTCCGCCGCGCCGCTCGCCAACCTGCTGCCGGCCGACATCAAGGCCAAGGGCAAGATCATGGTCGGCTCCGACATCGCGTACGCGCCGGTCGAATCCACGGACGCCTCGGGCAAGACGGTGGGCATCGACCCGGACATCGCCGAGGCCCTCGGCAAGCAGCTCGGGGTGACGTTCGAGTTCCAGAACGGCAAGTTCGCCGACCTCATCGCCGGTCTCGCGGCAAAGCGGTACGACATCGCCATGTCGGCCATGACGGACACCAAGGACCGTCAGAACGGCATCGACGGCGACACCAAGAAGAAGGTCGGCGCGGGCGTCGACTTCGTCGACTACTTCACCGCCGGTGTCTCGATCTACACGAACAAGGGCGCCGACAACGGCATCAAGACGTGGGACGACCTCTGCGGCAAGTCGATCGGCGTGCAGACGGCCACCTTCTCGCAGGACCTCGCCAAGGCCCAGGCCAAGAAGTGCACCGCGGCCGGCAAGAAGACCGTGAAGATCGAGGACTTCCCGACCAACCCCGAGGCCGAGACGCGGATGCGCTCCAAGGGCGTCGACGCGGTGTCCGCGGACTTCCCGATCGCCGCGTACTCGGTCAAGCACTCCGGCGACGGCAAGTACTTCGAGATCGTGGGCGACCAGGTCGAGGCAGGCCCGTACGGGATCGCGCTCGCCAAGGGCAACGACAAGCTGCGGGATGCCATCCAGGCCGCTCTGCAGGCGATCATCAAGAACGGTGAGTACGACAAGATCATCGCCAAGTGGGGCGTCGAGGCCGGTGCCAACCACGACGCGAAGATCAACGGTGGCTCCTGA
- a CDS encoding amino acid ABC transporter permease, whose product MTVDVSKTDGPADTPPPAAGSEAIKAVPVRHPGRYVSAAVAIALLVGIVYAFSQGKINWGTIPDYFFNDRIVTGVWKTLELTLLSMAIGIAGGLLLAVMRMSKNPVTSSIAWFYIWFFRGTPVLVQLFVWFNLGLVFEYINLGPLYKDYWASFMTPLLTALLGLGLNEAAYMAEICRAGLLAVDDGQTEAAHALGMSHSKTLRRIVVPQAMRVIVPPTGNEVINMLKTTSLVSAVQFLDLFKVAQDIGQTSGSPVEMYFLAAAWYLVLTSIFSIGQYYLERYYARGSTRALPPTPLQRLRTTLGRRSARSEGGIA is encoded by the coding sequence GTGACTGTTGACGTCAGCAAGACGGACGGCCCCGCCGACACTCCGCCGCCCGCCGCCGGATCGGAGGCCATCAAGGCCGTCCCGGTCCGGCACCCGGGGCGTTATGTGTCCGCAGCCGTCGCGATCGCCCTCCTCGTGGGGATCGTGTACGCCTTCTCGCAGGGCAAGATCAACTGGGGCACCATCCCCGACTACTTCTTCAACGACCGGATCGTCACCGGCGTGTGGAAGACCCTCGAGCTGACCCTGCTCTCCATGGCCATCGGTATCGCGGGCGGTCTGCTGCTCGCCGTGATGCGGATGTCCAAGAATCCGGTGACCAGCTCCATCGCCTGGTTCTACATCTGGTTCTTCCGCGGCACGCCGGTCCTGGTCCAGCTCTTCGTCTGGTTCAACCTGGGTCTGGTCTTCGAGTACATCAACCTCGGACCGCTCTACAAGGACTACTGGGCCAGCTTCATGACGCCGCTGCTGACGGCGCTGCTGGGGCTCGGGCTCAACGAGGCCGCGTACATGGCCGAAATCTGCCGCGCCGGTCTGCTTGCGGTCGACGACGGCCAGACCGAGGCCGCCCACGCGCTCGGCATGAGCCACTCCAAGACCCTGCGCCGGATCGTGGTCCCGCAGGCGATGCGGGTCATCGTGCCGCCCACGGGCAACGAGGTCATCAACATGCTGAAGACGACCTCACTCGTCTCGGCGGTGCAATTCCTCGATCTGTTCAAGGTCGCGCAGGACATCGGGCAGACATCGGGGTCCCCGGTGGAGATGTACTTCCTCGCCGCCGCCTGGTACTTGGTGCTGACCTCGATCTTCAGCATCGGCCAGTACTACCTGGAGCGGTATTACGCACGCGGCTCGACCCGCGCCCTACCGCCCACCCCGCTCCAGCGACTGCGCACCACGCTCGGCCGCCGCTCCGCCCGCTCCGAGGGAGGCATCGCATGA
- a CDS encoding amino acid ABC transporter ATP-binding protein, translated as MSTHAMVKAEGVHKSYGSVEVLKGIDLEVAPQEVFCLVGPSGSGKSTFLRCINHLEQINAGRLYVDGQLVGYRQKGDKLYELKDSEVALKRRDIGMVFQRFNLFPHMTAIENVMEAPVQVKGEAKAVARARAERLLDRVGLGDKAKNYPSQLSGGQQQRVAIARALAMEPKLMLFDEPTSALDPELVGDVLDVMRGLAEDGMTMIVVTHEMGFAREVGDALVFMDDGVVVEAGHPRDVLTNPQHDRTKSFLSKVL; from the coding sequence ATGAGCACCCACGCGATGGTGAAGGCCGAGGGCGTCCACAAGTCCTACGGCAGCGTCGAGGTCCTCAAGGGCATCGACCTGGAGGTCGCCCCCCAGGAGGTCTTCTGCCTGGTCGGTCCGTCCGGTTCCGGCAAGTCGACGTTCCTGCGGTGCATCAACCACCTGGAGCAGATCAACGCCGGGCGGCTCTACGTCGACGGGCAGCTGGTGGGCTACCGCCAGAAGGGCGACAAGCTCTACGAGCTCAAGGACAGCGAGGTCGCCCTGAAGCGCCGGGACATCGGCATGGTCTTCCAGCGCTTCAACCTCTTCCCGCACATGACGGCCATCGAGAACGTCATGGAGGCACCCGTCCAGGTCAAGGGCGAGGCGAAGGCCGTCGCCCGGGCCCGCGCGGAGCGGCTCCTGGACCGGGTCGGGCTCGGCGACAAGGCGAAGAACTACCCGTCGCAGCTCTCCGGCGGCCAGCAGCAGCGGGTGGCCATCGCCCGTGCCCTGGCCATGGAGCCGAAGCTGATGCTCTTCGACGAGCCGACGTCGGCGCTCGACCCCGAGCTGGTCGGCGACGTCCTGGACGTCATGCGTGGTCTCGCGGAGGACGGCATGACGATGATCGTCGTCACCCACGAGATGGGCTTCGCCCGTGAGGTCGGCGATGCGCTGGTCTTCATGGACGACGGCGTGGTGGTCGAGGCGGGCCACCCGCGCGACGTACTGACGAACCCTCAGCACGACCGGACGAAGTCGTTCCTGTCAAAGGTGCTGTAG
- a CDS encoding SigE family RNA polymerase sigma factor: MRIADDAALHAFVEGRRTALFRSAYLLCGDRHEAEDLVQSTLVKVVLGGRRYGRLDNIEAYARKTLVNTFIAARRRFWRREQAYGEVPDRAGDSPDTDTGLAVRAALARLTARQRAVLVLRYWEDLSVEATAELLGMRENTVKSHTARGLAALRAEMAEELV, encoded by the coding sequence ATGCGGATCGCTGACGATGCCGCGCTGCACGCCTTCGTCGAAGGCAGGCGTACGGCACTGTTCCGCAGCGCCTATCTGCTCTGCGGCGACCGGCACGAGGCCGAGGACCTGGTCCAGTCGACACTCGTGAAGGTCGTCCTCGGCGGACGGCGGTACGGACGGCTCGACAACATCGAGGCGTACGCGCGCAAGACCCTGGTCAACACCTTCATCGCCGCCCGCCGCCGGTTCTGGCGGCGGGAGCAGGCGTACGGCGAAGTCCCCGACCGGGCGGGCGACTCTCCCGACACGGACACCGGCCTTGCGGTGCGGGCGGCTCTCGCCCGGCTCACGGCCAGACAGCGTGCCGTGCTGGTGCTGCGCTACTGGGAGGACCTGAGCGTCGAGGCCACGGCCGAGCTGCTCGGGATGCGGGAGAACACGGTCAAGAGCCATACGGCTCGGGGGTTGGCGGCGCTGCGCGCCGAGATGGCGGAGGAACTCGTATGA
- a CDS encoding trans-aconitate 2-methyltransferase → MTETAAGTDWQAWQRSWDRQQEWYMPDREERFRVMLDMVEAVVGPEPRVLDLACGTGSITDRLLKRFPEATGTGVDLDPALLAIARGSFAGDERATFVTADLKDPEWVERLPHDTYDAVLTATALHWLHSEPLTTLYGQLAGLVRDGGVFMNADRMIDTATPRINAAERAHRHAAMDRAKAAGALDWADWWALAAEDPVLAAPTAERYKIYGEHADGDMPSARWHAETLRAAGFGEARAVWASPSDSLVLAVK, encoded by the coding sequence GTGACGGAGACAGCGGCAGGGACCGACTGGCAGGCCTGGCAGCGGAGCTGGGACCGACAGCAGGAGTGGTACATGCCCGACCGCGAGGAGCGGTTCCGGGTGATGCTGGACATGGTCGAGGCCGTGGTGGGGCCCGAACCAAGGGTGCTCGACCTCGCGTGCGGTACGGGAAGTATTACGGACCGGCTGCTCAAGCGGTTCCCCGAGGCCACCGGTACCGGCGTCGACCTCGACCCCGCGCTGCTCGCCATCGCCCGCGGTTCCTTCGCCGGCGACGAGCGCGCCACGTTCGTAACCGCCGATCTCAAGGACCCGGAGTGGGTGGAGCGGCTGCCGCACGACACCTACGACGCCGTCCTCACCGCCACCGCCCTGCACTGGCTGCACAGCGAACCGCTCACCACGCTCTACGGGCAGCTCGCCGGGCTCGTCCGGGACGGCGGGGTGTTCATGAACGCCGACCGCATGATCGACACCGCGACCCCCCGGATCAACGCGGCCGAACGCGCCCACCGGCACGCCGCCATGGACCGCGCCAAGGCCGCGGGCGCCCTCGACTGGGCGGACTGGTGGGCCCTCGCCGCTGAGGACCCGGTCCTCGCCGCACCGACCGCCGAACGGTACAAGATCTACGGCGAGCACGCGGACGGCGACATGCCGTCCGCCCGCTGGCACGCGGAGACGCTGCGGGCGGCGGGTTTCGGCGAGGCACGGGCCGTCTGGGCCTCGCCCTCCGACTCCCTGGTGCTCGCGGTGAAGTAG